One window of Oreochromis niloticus isolate F11D_XX linkage group LG23, O_niloticus_UMD_NMBU, whole genome shotgun sequence genomic DNA carries:
- the LOC102079174 gene encoding transcriptional-regulating factor 1 — translation MSDCWTYSSSSTPPITYHPSQTPPSLSSLHSFRNHGNPPHAKVTSPHLFPQQQGSSSPFFHQPQISSPQTPSPHLPPPQLTSPQFAYPPVTSPHLIPHAQVTSPHPEQQPLITSPHLLSPAQHALYPELQPQISSPHLFSSSQNNFFCQNPDPDLDHSDWAKCESNSELSCLLNGNSFSYQNQTSAHLDFQNQNQFSSGLPQHGDSLENTHRSYDAQTLLFSGVCTHSDTSNLGEDSWRHLEPTVSQLQCTALDSISAGAHQAAPSPHRLSVGGWSATELNPAEDFSSTQFFQDGYLNAPQPFCSPTTPGPSPHYPQTPAVSSPSPQMHPRTERTGFHTQINSDQTSDPSQYHQHQTSQRLLSSQTEQMQNLTGLLHTAGTSETSLSTPRRGQHVRSAAQSMSLSTGLNWTEECGGGKGGGKGGDDSHADWNWMQTEHTAESLDTRLLCMVCKRDFRSLPALNGHMRSHSGFRSSTSLKKDCPSSVQRPFTMVLPVSVPVKSRNVSKASRGGQTRSSRLPPATGSTALFRSLMRPQDEEDVAKGIKDGEKRVASAPNKGTRHYTPPPMLCPQRAGPGLYCSLTTRRQQRAQTVQLHNGASDLGAKETAFPPPGTLTSGIVKPQINLGRGFQAEIPPLQDQKYAHSDSHNALLQWTPWDDLERPVNQHRVEALLMMARSSVVPGGGASAEYTLQVLSQCKGDFLLTVEKLLSAPETNNHRHHTGVSWSAAEKRSLVKSLQLHQKDFSSIQKTVQTKSLSECVEFYYLWKKKLSLSTKTSTSLTVSLPNTNGQRSSRSQAAS, via the exons ATGTCTGACTGTTGGACATATTCTTCGTCATCTACCCCTCCTATCACCTACCACCCCTCCCAGACCCCACCTTCCCTCTCCTCCCTCCACTCATTCAGGAACCATGGAAATCCTCCACACGCCAAG GTTACCTCCCCTCACCTCTTCCCCCAGCAGCAGGGATCCTCTTCCCCTTTCTTCCATCAGCCTCAGATAAGCTCCCCTCAGACTCCATCCCCTCACCTCCCTCCTCCCCAGCTGACCTCCCCTCAGTTTGCTTATCCTCCTGTCACCTCCCCCCACCTTATACCCCATGCTCAGGTGACATCCCCTCATCCTGAACAACAGCCACTGATAACCTCCCCTCACCTCCTCTCCCCAGCTCAGCATGCCCTTTATCCTGAACTGCAGCCACAGATATCCTCCCCTCACCTCTTCTCCTCATCTCAGAACAACTTCTTCTGCCAGAATCCCGATCCAGACTTAGATCATTCAGACTGGGCCAAATGTGAATCCAACTCTGAACTTTCCTGCCTTCTTAATGGCAACAGTTTCTCctaccag AACCAAACCTCAGCTCATCTGGATTTTCAGAACCAGAACCAGTTCAGTTCTGGTTTACCTCAACATGGAGATTCCTTGGAGAACACACATAGATCTTACGATGCTCAAACGCTTCTTTTCAGTGGTGTGTGCACACATAGTGACACGTCTAATCTAGGTGAGGACAGCTGGAGGCACCTGGAGCCAACCGTTTCCCAGCTTCAGTGCACTGCATTGGACTCCATATCTGCAGGTGCCCATCAAGCTGCTCCATCTCCCCACCGGCTCTCTGTGGGAGGGTGGAGTGCCACAGAGCTCAACCCGGCTGAAGACTTCTCCAGCACCCAGTTTTTCCAGGATGGCTACCTGAATGCTCCGCAGCCTTTCTGTAGCCCCACAACTCCTGGTCCAAGTCCTCATTACCCCCAAACCCCAGCCGTCTCCAGCCCCAGTCCTCAAATGCACCCCAGGACAGAGAGAACAGGTTTTCACACCCAGATAAACAGTGATCAGACCTCTGATCCAAGTCAGTACCACCAGCATCAGACAAGCCAGCGCCTCCTCTCAAGCCAAACAGAGCAGATGCAGAACCTGACGGGCCTGCTTCACACTGCTGGCACCTCTGAGACCAGCTTGTCCACACCAAGACGGGGCCAGCATGTCAGGAGTGCTGCCCAGTCTATGAGCCTCTCTACTGGGCTGAACTGGACAGAGGAGTGTGGAGGAGggaaaggaggaggaaaaggaggagatgATAGTCATGCAGACTGGAACTGG ATGCAAACAGAGCATACTGCTGAGAGTCTTGACACCAG GCTGCTGTGTATGGTGTGTAAGCGGGACTTCAGGAGCCTGCCAGCATTAAATGGCCACATGCGTTCACACAGTGGCTTCAGATCGTCTACATCCTTGAAAAAG GACTGTCCCTCATCGGTTCAGCGCCCATTCACCATGGTGTTGCCTGTATCTGTCCCAGTGAAATCACGAAATGTGTCAAAGGCAAGTAGGGGCGGTCAGACAAGAAGCAGCCGCCTCCCTCCAGCTACTGGAAGCACTGCACTCTTCCGAAGCCTGATGCGCCCGCAAGATGAGGAAGATGTTGCCAAAGGCATTAAAGATGGTGAAAAAAGAGTTGCTTCTGCACCTAACAAAGGCACCCGTCACTACACCCCTCCACCCATGCTGTGTCCTCAGAGGGCGGGGCCAGGGTTGTACTGCTCCCTTACCACCAGGAGGCAGCAGAGAGCGCAGACTGTTCAGCTCCACA ATGGAGCCAGTGACCTTGGTGCCAAAGAGACAGCCTTTCCTCCTCCTGGAACACTAACATCAGGAATCGTTAAGCC GCAGATCAATTTAGGGCGGGGCTTCCAAGCTGAGATCCCACCGCTACAAGACCAAAAATATGCCCACTCTGACTCCCACAATGCACTGCTACAGTGGACTCCATGGGATGATCTAGAGCGTCCTGTCAATCAGCACAGAG TGGAAGCTCTGCTGATGATGGCTCGATCCAGCGTGGTCCCAGGGGGTGGAGCCAGCGCAGAGTACACCCTCCAAGTCTTATCACAGTGCAAAGGAGACTTTCTG ttGACGGTAGAGAAGCTGCTGTCGGCTCCTGAAACCAACAACCACCGCCACCACACGG GTGTGAGCTGGAGTGCAGCAGAGAAAAGGTCACTGGTGAAATCTCTGCAGCTCCATCAGAAAGACTTCAGTAGCATCCAGAAAACT GTTCAAACAAAGTCCCTCTCTGAGTGTGTTGAGTTTTATTATCTCTGGAAGAAGAAGCTGAGTCTGAGCACCAAGACCTCAACTAGCCTGACAGTCTCTTTGCCCAACACAAAT GGTCAAAGGTCGTCAAGATCTCAGGCTGCTTCATGA
- the lipt1 gene encoding lipoyl amidotransferase LIPT1, mitochondrial, whose product MSESTMMSQVRRTFSLLNQRACSSSCSRSSSSFFTDSDSAGLVLQSHSTDVYQNLALEDWIDANVDLQGRGVLLLWRNRPAVVIGRHQNPWTECNLPAMRRAGIPLARRRSGGGTVFHDLGNLNLTFFASKKAYDRQRNLKVVTDALRRLRPGLDVQATDRFDILLNGRYKISGTASRLSRKSSYHHCTLLHSADRSTLSSVLRPSCPGIQSNATPSVPSPVANLLDHAPSLQWEELLGALVQQYNTEFDLHSALTVIDPTNESMFPGVGEMEVELRSWDWTFGKTPKFTMETQLELTNEQPPACCSARLQMEVKNGRIESCHLDIPVDWLPVRLSGELSSVLIGERFCPHRAAAAFSALMRSESGATHTRLHRLCDAILTVMG is encoded by the exons ATGTCAGAAAGCacaatgatgtcacaggtcaGAAGGACGTTTTCGCTTTTAAACCAGCGAGCCTGCTCCTCGTCCTGCTCCAGATCCAGCTCCAGCTTCTTCACAGACTCTGACAGTGCAGGGTTGGTTCTCCAGTCTCACTCCACCGATGTGTACCAGAACCTGGCTCTGGAGGACTGGATTGACGCCAACGTGGACCTGCAGGGGCGTGGTGTCTTGCTGCTATGGAGGAATCGGCCCGCCGTTGTCATCGGGCGCCACCAGAACCCTTGGACCGAGTGCAACCTGCCGGCCATGAGGAGAGCGGGCATCCCTCTGGCTCGCAGGCGGAGCGGCGGTGGGACGGTCTTCCATGACCTGGGCAACCTCAACCTGACCTTCTTCGCCTCCAAGAAGGCGTACGACCGGCAGAGGAACCTGAAGGTGGTCACAGACGCACTGAGGCGCCTCCGGCCTGGACTGGATGTCCAGGCCACCGACAGGTTTGACATCTTACTGAACGGACGATACAAGATCTCAG GCACCGCATCCAGACTGAGCAGGAAGTCGTCGTACCATCACTGCACGCTGCTTCATTCTGCCGATCGCTCCACCCTCTCCTCCGTGCTCCGCCCTTCCTGCCCCGGCATCCAAAGCAATGCCACTCCCAGCGTCCCCTCGCCTGTTGCCAACCTCCTAGATCATGCCCCCTCCCTGCAATGGGAGGAGCTCCTGGGCGCTCTGGTCCAGCAGTATAACACAG AGTTTGACCTCCACTCTGCGTTGACCGTCATAGACCCAACTAATGAGTCCATGTTTCCTGGTGTGGGTGAGATGGAGGTGGAGCTGCGGAGCTGGGACTGGACATTTGGGAAGACGCCTAAGTTCACCATGGAGACGCAGCTGGAGCTGACGAATGAGCAGCCGCCTGCTTGCTGCTCTGCTCGCTTGCAAATGGAGGTGAAGAACGGGCGAATCGAGAGCTGCCACTTGGACATCCCGGTGGACTGGCTCCCTGTGCGGCTGAGCGGCGAGCTAAGCAGTGTGCTGATTGGGGAGAGGTTCTGTCCACATCGAGCCGCCGCTGCCTTCAGCGCACTGATGCGCTCGGAGAGCGGGGCAACGCACACACGACTGCACCGCCTGTGTGACGCCATACTCACTGTGATGGGCTGA